The following proteins come from a genomic window of Chaetodon auriga isolate fChaAug3 chromosome 16, fChaAug3.hap1, whole genome shotgun sequence:
- the LOC143334614 gene encoding methionine-R-sulfoxide reductase B1-A-like — translation MSFCGFFGGEVYRDHFKPGIYACSQCEYQLFSSRFKYEHSSPWPAFTETIHKDSVSKHEERPGTFKVRCGKCGNGLGHEFVNDGPAKGLSRFUIFSSSLKFIPKDKVDGQ, via the exons ATGTCGTTTTGTGGTTTCTTCGGTGGAGAGGTCTATAGAGACCACTTTAAACCAG GCATTTATGCATGTTCCCAGTGTGAGtaccagctgttctccagccgCTTCAAGTACGAGCATTCATCTCCGTGGCCGGCCTTCACAGAGACCATCCACAAGGACAGTGTGTCCAAGCACGAGGAGAGACCCGGGACATTTAAG GTGCGGTGTGGGAAATGTGGAAATGGACTCGGCCATGAGTTTGTGAACGATGGGCCCGCCAAAGGCCTTTCTCGCTTTTGAATATTCAGCAGCTCACTGAAGTTCATCCCTAAAG ATAAGGTGGATGGACAGTAA
- the LOC143334613 gene encoding uncharacterized protein LOC143334613: MDTTMFQLRSFVHQRLYSAAEEILGEVEKTITLALYEAEVSRSKEEVESLQVDLLRKKPAEQPSLTSSTVKREDECDVPLHENPKPSTPEESNFCLSTEVPEPSQPRTDMDNNNWNYCLVHVGEVCHPESISNRNPTPVLQQPIESNKASANDVPFSLSLQIPLSTNPPQFASLKMPRRMKRKRAAGLNPQENSLDPLEQTASPSTSNQQQLPPNISTNSQCSPPRPTFPSASQFSSYNTRSSKTSHQSVTSFPPTSNTRTTFAQIQPLTTIATIKNTDTTSPSHTAVLTHSAPPTHHTPAAPPVPYTPKIFKEICSILPLSSGGKKKRCKITVEELARRVGPPEYMSFSSLAAYLRTDNNARRELQAQLEDAGIKPTEVTTEMSLFSRLCEEEVDALCKSLAGLVRDHLPFQGLYVIPEAEDEVVTLERLSEFRSHLRRAIAAIKERVEAVDLASHGFMSRMLDIILSIFEKCLENQMNSIY; the protein is encoded by the exons ATGGACACCACGATGTTTCAGCTGAGGTCTTTCGTCCATCAGCGGCTGTactcagcagcagaggagatccTCGGGGAGGTGGAGAAAACCATCACGTTAGCTCTGTACGAAGCCGAAGTTAGTCGATCGAAAGAGGAGGTGGAAAGTCTGCAGGTAGACCTCCTGCGAAAGAAACCAG CTGAACAACCTTCACTgaccagcagcacagtgaaacgTGAAGACGAATGTGATGTCCCGCTGCACGAGAACCCAAAACCCTCAACACCGGAAGAGTCGAACTTCTGTCTGAGCACCGAGGTCCCTGAACCCTCTCAACCCCGCACAGACATGGACAATAATAACTGGAACTACTGTTTGGTGCATGTGGGAGAAGTTTGCCATCCAGAAAGCATTTCAAACAGAAATCCAACCCCTGTCCTCCAACAGCCAATAGAATCAAACAAGGCTTCAGCCAATGATGTGCCGTTTTCACTTTCACTACAAATCCCGCTGTCGACCAACCCTCCACAGTTTGCGTCATTG AAAATGCCAAGAAGAATGAAACGGAAGAGGGCTGCTGGGCTTAATCCTCAAGAGAATTCAC tggaCCCACTGGAGCAAACTGCCTCCCCATCCACCAGCAACCAGCAGCAGCTACCACCAAACATCTCCACCAACAGCCAGTGTTCCCCTCCTAGACCCACGTTCCCCTCTGCCTCCCAGTTTAGTTCATACAACACCCGCAGCTCAAAAACATCCCACCAGTCCGTTACCTCATTTCCCCCCACCTCTAACACACGCACCACTTTTGCCCAAATTCAGCCACTCACTACAATCGCTACCATCAAGAACACTGACACCACCAGCCCCTCACACACTGCAGTCCTCACCCACTCTGCTCCCCCCACTCACCACACTCCAGCAGCACCTCCGGTTCCCTACACACCAAAGATTTTCAAAGAAATCTGCAGCATACTTCCTCTGTCATCTGGCGGCAAGAAGAAAAG ATGTAAAATCACAGTGGAGGAACTAGCACGCCGAGTAGGTCCCCCAGAATACATGTCATTTTCATCCCTAGCAGCATATTTACGGACGGATAATAACGCAAGGAGGGAACTGCAAGCCCAGCTGGAGGACGCTGGGATTAAACCCACCGAGGTTACAACTGAGATGTCCCTGTTTTCTCGGCTTTGTGAAG aAGAGGTAGATGCATTATGCAAGAGCCTTGCTGGCCTGGTGCGAGACCATCTTCCCTTTCAAGGTCTCTATGTGATTCCTGAGGCCGAGGATGAGGTGGTGACTCTGGAGAGGTTGTCTGAGTTCCG GTCCCACCTGAGGAGAGCCATAGCAGCCATCAAGGAAAGAGTGGAAGCTGTGGACCTGGCCTCTCATGGCTTCATGTCCAGAATGTTGGACATCATATTGTCcatatttgaaaaatgtttggAGAACCAAATGAACAGTATATATTGA